A part of Macrobrachium nipponense isolate FS-2020 chromosome 26, ASM1510439v2, whole genome shotgun sequence genomic DNA contains:
- the LOC135200245 gene encoding E3 ubiquitin-protein ligase trim-21-like isoform X1, with protein MASRTSKECGICNEVFDEDQHCPKNLPCSHCVCVQCIDQLIKTDRKLCPFCRHPFVESSAQDFGTNLTVLELLKYVSELEASIHGRHRPADINPYVNLLINCRLENREISQVNVERCKESMDRITKAIKNNEELINKLKCSKEKLRNKILSVLKEIEDSNSKHIAYLTHENESLKRQLDALVRQERQVQDIDLKLENSEDFTTCGRFIDEAKEINATCTIFMEDLTEFLYKNKRSRHSIGKAVEKLKRDLVSIEEILNSRALEENEEINLSPGMVAMAGEEDVPEILTRQTCGSS; from the exons GCTTCAAGAACATCAAAAGAATGTGGTATCTGCAATGAAGTTTTTGATGAGGATCAACATTGTCCCAAGAACTTGCCATGTTCTCATTGTGTTTGTGTACAGTGTATCGATCAACTTATTAAAACTGACCGGAAACTGTGCCCTTTTTGTCGTCACCCCTTTGTGGAGAGCTCTGCACAAGACTTTGGTACAAATTTAACTGTGCTGGAACTGCTTAAATACGTGAGTGAGCTGGAAGCCAGTATTCATGGACGGCATCGGCCGGCAGACATAAATCCTTATGTGAATTTACTGATAAACTGTCGATTAGAAAATAGAGAAATTAGTCAAGTAAATGTTGAACGTTGTAAGGAGTCTATGGATCGAATTACAAAAGCCATAAAGAACAATGAAGaactgataaataaattaaaatgttcaaaggagaaattaagaaataaaatattgtctgtgtTGAAAGAAATTGAGGATTCAAATAGTAAGCACATTGCTTACCTTACACATGAAAATGAAAGTTTGAAGAGGCAGTTGGATGCTTTGGTCCGCCAAGAAAGACAAGTACAGGACATAGATTTAAAGCTCGAGAATTCTGAAGATTTTACAACTTGTGGGAGATTCATAGATGAGGCCAAAGAAATTAATGCAACTTGCACCATATTTATGGAAGACCTAACAGAATTTCTCTACAAAAATAAGAGATCTCGACACAGCATAGGAAAG GCAGTGGAAAAACTGAAGCGTGATCTTGTATCCATAGAAGAAATTCTGAATTCAAGAGCcctagaagaaaatgaagaaatcaatCTCTCTCCTGGTATGGTTGCAATGGCTGGTGAAGAGGATGTTCCTGAAATATTAACA
- the LOC135200245 gene encoding E3 ubiquitin-protein ligase trim-21-like isoform X2, with protein sequence MASRTSKECGICNEVFDEDQHCPKNLPCSHCVCVQCIDQLIKTDRKLCPFCRHPFVESSAQDFGTNLTVLELLKYVSELEASIHGRHRPADINPYVNLLINCRLENREISQVNVERCKESMDRITKAIKNNEELINKLKCSKEKLRNKILSVLKEIEDSNSKHIAYLTHENESLKRQLDALVRQERQVQDIDLKLENSEDFTTCGRFIDEAKEINATCTIFMEDLTEFLYKNKRSRHSIGK encoded by the exons GCTTCAAGAACATCAAAAGAATGTGGTATCTGCAATGAAGTTTTTGATGAGGATCAACATTGTCCCAAGAACTTGCCATGTTCTCATTGTGTTTGTGTACAGTGTATCGATCAACTTATTAAAACTGACCGGAAACTGTGCCCTTTTTGTCGTCACCCCTTTGTGGAGAGCTCTGCACAAGACTTTGGTACAAATTTAACTGTGCTGGAACTGCTTAAATACGTGAGTGAGCTGGAAGCCAGTATTCATGGACGGCATCGGCCGGCAGACATAAATCCTTATGTGAATTTACTGATAAACTGTCGATTAGAAAATAGAGAAATTAGTCAAGTAAATGTTGAACGTTGTAAGGAGTCTATGGATCGAATTACAAAAGCCATAAAGAACAATGAAGaactgataaataaattaaaatgttcaaaggagaaattaagaaataaaatattgtctgtgtTGAAAGAAATTGAGGATTCAAATAGTAAGCACATTGCTTACCTTACACATGAAAATGAAAGTTTGAAGAGGCAGTTGGATGCTTTGGTCCGCCAAGAAAGACAAGTACAGGACATAGATTTAAAGCTCGAGAATTCTGAAGATTTTACAACTTGTGGGAGATTCATAGATGAGGCCAAAGAAATTAATGCAACTTGCACCATATTTATGGAAGACCTAACAGAATTTCTCTACAAAAATAAGAGATCTCGACACAGCATAGGAAAG taa
- the LOC135200245 gene encoding uncharacterized protein LOC135200245 isoform X3, with protein MDRITKAIKNNEELINKLKCSKEKLRNKILSVLKEIEDSNSKHIAYLTHENESLKRQLDALVRQERQVQDIDLKLENSEDFTTCGRFIDEAKEINATCTIFMEDLTEFLYKNKRSRHSIGKAVEKLKRDLVSIEEILNSRALEENEEINLSPGMVAMAGEEDVPEILTRQTCGSS; from the exons ATGGATCGAATTACAAAAGCCATAAAGAACAATGAAGaactgataaataaattaaaatgttcaaaggagaaattaagaaataaaatattgtctgtgtTGAAAGAAATTGAGGATTCAAATAGTAAGCACATTGCTTACCTTACACATGAAAATGAAAGTTTGAAGAGGCAGTTGGATGCTTTGGTCCGCCAAGAAAGACAAGTACAGGACATAGATTTAAAGCTCGAGAATTCTGAAGATTTTACAACTTGTGGGAGATTCATAGATGAGGCCAAAGAAATTAATGCAACTTGCACCATATTTATGGAAGACCTAACAGAATTTCTCTACAAAAATAAGAGATCTCGACACAGCATAGGAAAG GCAGTGGAAAAACTGAAGCGTGATCTTGTATCCATAGAAGAAATTCTGAATTCAAGAGCcctagaagaaaatgaagaaatcaatCTCTCTCCTGGTATGGTTGCAATGGCTGGTGAAGAGGATGTTCCTGAAATATTAACA